DNA sequence from the Pseudomonas fluorescens Q2-87 genome:
CTGTAGGTCACTTGCAGCGTGCCGTTCAAACCGTTGCCCAGGCCGGTGTAGCCAAGGGCCGAGACATCGATTTTGTCCGCCGCCACATCGAAATCGAGAATCTGGTCACTGACGCTGGTGGAGCCGGTGCGGTAGCTGTCGAGTTTCGAGGTGTAGCGGAACACATCGGCCCCGGCCCCACCGGTGAGTTTGTCCACGCCGGTGCCGCCCACCAGGATGTCATTGCCCGCGCCGCCGTTGAGGGTGTCGTTGCCGGCACCGCCGAACAGCTGCTCGTTGGCCGCCGTGCCGGTCAAGGTGTCGTTGTTCGGCGTGCCATTGATGATGACGGATGTGGGGACGTCTTGTACGGCGAGGGTGAAGGCGTCGCTGACGGTGGCGTTGCTTCCATCGGTCGCCGTGACTTGGATGGAATAAGTGCCCGACGCCGTGTCGGGTGGCGTGCCGCTGAAGGTGCGGGTCGCGGCATTGAACGTCAGCCAGCTGGGCAGGGCGCTGCCGTCGGCCAACTTGGCGGTGTAGCTGAGGCTGTCGTTATCCGGATCGGTGAAGCTGGTGGCGGGCACCACGTAGCTGAACGGGGTGTTTTCGGTCGCGTTCTGATCCAGTAGCGGCGTCGCCAAAACGGGCGCCTGGTTGGTTGGCGAGGACGTGGCGAAGACGAAGTTGGCGCTGGTCAGCGTATTGAGGTAGTTGCCGTCCAATGCCACTTCGAAGCGGTTGCCATTGGCGTCGGCGTCCAGGGACTTGATGTAAGTCTTGGTGCCGGCGCTGTTGAGTACCAGGTACACGGTGTTGTTCTTGCCGTCTCCCAGCCCGGTGAAACCCAGGGCGGACAGATCGATCTTGTCGGCGCTGACGTTGAAGTCGGTGATCAGGTCGCCCAGGTTGGCGCCGCCGGTGTTGTAGTTGCGGTAGCTGTCCAGGCGATTGGAGAACACGAACGTGTCCGCACCGGCGCCACCGGTGAGGGTGTCCATCCCGGCGCCGCCGTCGAGCTTGTCGTCGCCCGCGCCGCCACTGAGACTGTCATTGCCCGCCAGGCCGAGCAATGTGTCGGCGGCGTCACTGCCCAGTAGCGAGTCGCTGCCAGGGGTGCCGGTGATGACCCGGTTGAAAATGAAGTTGCTGGCAGTCAGGGTACTGGCCAGGTTGCCCGAGAGAATCAGCTCGAAGCGATTGCCACTGGCGTCGGCATCGTAGTCCTTGATGTAGGTGCGGTTGTTGCTGGCGCTGTAGCTGATCTGCAGGGTGCCGCCCCGGCCGTTGCCCAACCCGGTGAAGCCCAGGCCCGCGAGGTCGATCTTGTCCTGGGTGACATCGAAATCGGTGATGGTGTCGTCGAAGCTTGCGCTGGCGTTGCGGTAGCTGTCCGACTGGGCGACGAAACGGAACGTGTCCGCACCCGTGCCGCCGGTGAGCTTGTCGACGCCGGCCCCGCCCACCAGGATGTCGCTGCCGGCCGCGCCATTGATGGTGTCGTTGCCCGCGCCGCCGTAGAAGATCTCACTGGCGGCGCTGCCCAGCAGGGTGTCGTTGCCGGCCGTACCTTGTACGGTGGTCATCGGCACCGTGGCGCTGACGTAGCTGCCATCGCCGTAGACCAGGGTCGCGCCCTTACTGGTGTGGCTGATGGTATTGGCGATGATGGCGTTGCGATCGGTGCCGTCCTCATTGCGCTCGGCCACACCGTAGGTCGACAGGTTGCTGCCGCTGATGATGTTGCCCTGGATGATGTTATCGCTGCCGTTGAAATACTTGCCGGACACGCCCAGGGTGTCATCGTAGGACTGGATGATGATCTCCGGTACCGGGCTGCCCAGGGAGTTGTTGTTGAGGGTGTTATCGATGATCTCGACGTGGTTGCTGCCGTAGATACGAACACCGGCGCTGGCGTTGTCATGGATATCGACGCCGCTGACGGTCACGTCGCTGGAGAGCTTGACCAGTACACCCTCGGCACCGTTGCCATAGACCTCGCCACCGGTGATGGTGATGTTGCTCGGAGAGGGGATGTTCTCGCTGCCGCGCTGCACGACGATGCCATTGCCGCCGTTGTTGTAGGCCACATTATTGGTGAGCGTGAAGTCATGGGTGCTGGTCACGACGTTGAAGCCGTGGCGGTCGTTGTCGTAGGCGACATTGTTTTCAAAGGTGCTGTCGCTGAGGAAGTCGGCGACGAAGCCGTCCAGGCCGTTGCCGTGGGACACGCTGTTCTTGATGACCATGTTGACGGTCTGCTCGTGGGGGTCGAAACCGTACCCGGAGCAATCCTTGATCTCGACGCTGTCGAGGGTGACGTTGGAGTCGTAGCCTTCTTCACCAGGGATATAGCCGTTGAACCAGCCGTCGATCTTGCCCGTGGTGTGGTCGCGGTTGCCGTCGATGGTGAGGTTGCTGACCCCGAAATCGTGGGTCTCCTCGCCATAGGCCGAGCGGATGACACCGGTGATCTTGGTGTCGGAGCCGTCAGCCACCTTCACGGTGGTTTCACCCATGCCGTCGCCATACAGGTAGACATTGCTCTTGAGCATCAGGCAACCGTCGGAGGGTTCCTCGCCTCCCGAAACGATGTACGTCCCAGTCGGCATATAGACCTGCCCACCCCCCGCGGCTGCCGCCGCATCGATCGCACTTTGTATCGCCGCCGTGTCGTCAGTAACGCCATCTCCTTTGGCGCCAAAATCTTGAACATTAAAAATCATGAGCTTATCTCCGTATCAGGCTTAAAACCTCGGTAGATGCCAATATTCCATCGGCGGCCACCGTGTTATGACCCAGCGGAGCGAAAAAGTTGTGACCGCGTATCGGCAAAGTGTCAAAAAAACGGACTTAACTGATCAGCGGTTGTGAGGTGTTTCAAAAAAGTAACGTTCTATTGACGGTTGGCGAGCCCTGTGGGAGCGAGCTTGCTCGCGAAGACGTCGGCACATTCAACGCGGATGTAACAGACCTGCGGACATCGCGGGCAAGCTCGCTCCCACAGGGGGCCTGCGTTTTCCTTGATTGGCATCAACCCCAGGTCGGGCCGCAGGCGCTAACCTCGGAACAACCGCCGTCCCGCAGAAGAGGGCGGCCGAGGAGCGCCATGATTTATCCGCTGTTTCTGACGTTGCACCTGTTCGCCGCGCTGGCCTTCATCGGCACGGTTTTCTTCGAGGTGCTGTTTCTCGAAAGCATCCGCAAACAACTGCCCGCCAAGGTCATGGTGCTGCTGGAACAGGGCATCAGCCGGCGTGCCCGACAACTGATGCCCTGGATATTGCTGGCGTTGTTCGGTGCCGGTGGTGGCATGGTCTGGCTGCGGTACTGGCCGGCGTTGATGTCGCCGCTGCAATCATCCTTCGGCCTGTTGTTGAGTCTCAAGATCGTGCTGGCGGTCAGTGTGCTGGGGCATTTTCTCTGGGCCATGTGGCTGTTCAAAAGCGCGCGCATGAATGCTCGCTACGTCCACATCATCCATACCAGCGTCTTCCTGCACATGGTGGCGATCGTGCTGCTGGCCAAGGGCATGTTTTATATCACCTGGTAGCCCCGGCGGCGTGGCGTCGAGGCGCTTGATACAAGTCAAGGTGACCTGGCGGGTTACAGCGGACACTGTCGCTGCGCAGCCACTCGGAGATTGTCATGTTCGACCTGTTCCAAACCCTCGGCGAGCGACCTTCGGGTCGCGTCCCGGTGCTGGGTGATTTCGATTGTCCGGTCGGTACACGGAAATTCCACAGCGGC
Encoded proteins:
- a CDS encoding CopD family copper resistance protein, with product MIYPLFLTLHLFAALAFIGTVFFEVLFLESIRKQLPAKVMVLLEQGISRRARQLMPWILLALFGAGGGMVWLRYWPALMSPLQSSFGLLLSLKIVLAVSVLGHFLWAMWLFKSARMNARYVHIIHTSVFLHMVAIVLLAKGMFYITW